One Arthrobacter sp. FW306-07-I genomic window carries:
- a CDS encoding DUF6919 domain-containing protein, which produces MKPEELPAHDEYGRLLEDRGVWRQATTLEAAGELTARWLEGGSSYQPGHFAPGFDTETIPLAAALAELNRNGLFTKESQPGILTDSAAQREYVTGFCSAGTARELLALSTRTELVTVAHAPGEASNAAIPVTLAGTEVTTVLGSSENPVDEAQIRDWADETNDALALLLADSWYVEVLDPVWGRNDVLLPAVLQALKGAGQP; this is translated from the coding sequence ATGAAGCCTGAGGAACTGCCTGCCCATGACGAGTACGGCCGGCTGCTGGAGGACCGCGGGGTCTGGCGGCAGGCCACCACCCTGGAGGCCGCCGGAGAGTTGACCGCCCGCTGGTTAGAGGGTGGGAGCTCGTACCAGCCGGGGCATTTCGCCCCCGGCTTCGACACCGAGACCATCCCGCTGGCCGCAGCCTTGGCGGAGCTGAACCGCAACGGGCTGTTCACCAAGGAGTCCCAGCCGGGCATCCTCACTGATAGTGCAGCACAACGGGAGTATGTCACGGGCTTCTGCAGCGCCGGCACCGCCCGCGAACTGCTGGCCCTTTCCACGCGCACCGAACTGGTCACCGTGGCCCACGCCCCGGGTGAGGCAAGCAATGCTGCGATTCCCGTGACCCTGGCGGGCACGGAGGTCACAACGGTGCTCGGTTCCAGCGAGAACCCTGTAGACGAGGCGCAGATCAGGGACTGGGCGGACGAAACCAATGACGCGCTGGCCCTGCTGCTCGCGGACTCCTGGTATGTGGAAGTCCTTGATCCGGTGTGGGGGCGCAACGACGTGCTGTTGCCGGCGGTCCTGCAGGCGTTAAAGGGGGCGGGGCAGCCCTAG
- a CDS encoding LysR family substrate-binding domain-containing protein, with protein MLQGYPGGGYCEDVPADDTPTPDAPVAPEEAAPRVLRITYVAGVTPGKWIRRWEERMPHIPLQAFMVEDAAQLGPLQDGSADMGFVRLPIEREGLSVIPLYEEQPVVVAPKGHEISVFEEVPFADLAEESFLDVAALGGPEAALQVVASGAGLVVLPMAVARHFNVKDTVARRLTGAEGTDIALAWPTEATDEVLEEFVGIVRGRTAQSSRQPSAQPAKVKKEPKPDRRGTGAKKAPKVAQRYAPNPDKGRGKGSRKKGKR; from the coding sequence ATGCTTCAAGGGTATCCGGGCGGCGGGTACTGTGAAGACGTGCCAGCCGATGATACCCCCACGCCCGATGCCCCCGTTGCCCCTGAAGAGGCGGCCCCGCGGGTGCTGCGCATCACCTACGTGGCAGGGGTAACACCCGGCAAGTGGATCCGCCGGTGGGAAGAACGCATGCCGCATATTCCCCTGCAGGCATTTATGGTCGAGGACGCTGCCCAGCTTGGGCCGCTGCAGGACGGCAGTGCGGACATGGGCTTTGTCCGCCTCCCCATCGAACGGGAGGGCCTCAGCGTGATCCCGCTCTACGAGGAACAGCCAGTGGTGGTGGCCCCAAAGGGCCATGAGATCTCGGTGTTCGAGGAAGTACCGTTTGCTGACCTCGCTGAGGAATCGTTCCTGGATGTTGCCGCCCTGGGCGGACCGGAGGCAGCGCTCCAGGTGGTTGCTTCCGGCGCGGGCCTGGTGGTCCTTCCCATGGCGGTGGCCCGACATTTCAACGTCAAGGACACTGTTGCGCGCCGTTTGACGGGCGCGGAGGGGACGGACATTGCACTGGCCTGGCCCACCGAGGCCACGGACGAGGTGCTGGAGGAATTTGTCGGCATTGTCCGCGGACGCACCGCCCAGAGCTCGCGGCAGCCCTCCGCCCAGCCTGCCAAGGTGAAGAAGGAGCCCAAACCGGACCGCCGCGGCACCGGAGCGAAGAAAGCGCCCAAGGTGGCCCAGCGCTACGCGCCCAACCCGGACAAGGGACGCGGCAAGGGTTCCCGCAAAAAGGGCAAGCGCTAG
- a CDS encoding pyridoxamine 5'-phosphate oxidase family protein — MTDAQSISKVTEIINDSRIGMVTTINEEGALVSRPLAVQEVKDDGDMWFFTGLGTSQVAHVRADSRVNVAFGKNTEWVSVAGTAEVVTDRAKIHELWNQAVEAWFPDGPDTPEVCLLRVDSDSAEYWTSPGGTAATVLQWVKAKVTHSRMSVGESGTVEL, encoded by the coding sequence ATGACTGACGCCCAGAGCATCAGCAAGGTTACGGAGATCATCAACGATTCCAGGATCGGAATGGTCACCACCATCAACGAAGAAGGCGCCCTCGTCAGCCGGCCGCTGGCCGTCCAGGAGGTAAAGGACGACGGCGACATGTGGTTCTTCACCGGCCTCGGCACCTCCCAGGTTGCGCACGTCCGGGCTGATTCACGCGTCAACGTCGCCTTTGGCAAGAACACCGAATGGGTTTCCGTGGCCGGAACCGCCGAAGTGGTCACCGACCGGGCCAAGATCCACGAACTCTGGAACCAGGCTGTTGAAGCCTGGTTCCCGGATGGCCCGGATACTCCCGAAGTGTGCCTGTTGCGCGTCGACTCGGATTCCGCCGAATACTGGACCAGCCCCGGCGGCACGGCCGCCACGGTGCTTCAGTGGGTGAAGGCCAAGGTCACCCACAGCCGGATGAGTGTTGGCGAAAGCGGCACCGTGGAGCTGTAG
- a CDS encoding DUF5997 family protein, with product MTSANSQSMKPATVAKKLGIYLPATPQEFQDSTITREQFAELQANPPEWLAELRRNGPHPRPVVAQKLNVSISGLARGGVEEALTTAEITALLQAPPQWLVAERATHAAVRAEAQRVKEEAAKKQAKKDRAQAE from the coding sequence ATGACCTCTGCAAACTCCCAGTCCATGAAGCCGGCCACCGTTGCCAAGAAACTTGGCATCTACCTCCCGGCCACGCCGCAGGAGTTCCAGGATTCAACCATCACCCGCGAGCAGTTCGCCGAGCTCCAGGCCAACCCGCCCGAATGGCTGGCCGAGCTGCGCCGCAACGGCCCGCACCCCCGCCCGGTGGTAGCCCAAAAGTTGAACGTGTCCATCAGCGGCCTGGCCCGCGGCGGCGTGGAGGAGGCATTGACGACGGCGGAAATCACCGCACTGCTGCAGGCCCCGCCGCAGTGGCTGGTCGCCGAGCGTGCCACACACGCCGCCGTCCGGGCCGAAGCCCAGCGGGTCAAGGAAGAGGCCGCCAAGAAGCAGGCGAAAAAGGACCGCGCCCAGGCCGAGTAG
- a CDS encoding flavin monoamine oxidase family protein, whose product MLNLNRDVVVVGAGPSGLTAARELKKSGLTVAVLEARDRVGGRTWTDTVDGAMLEIGGQWVSPDQTALLELLAELNLETYPRYRDGESIYIGADGSPVRYTGDTFPVDPDTAVEMDRLVTLLDGLAAEIGPTEPWAHPKARELDTISFHHWLRQNSANEEACNNIGLFIAGGMLTKPAHAFSALQAVLMAASAGSFTHLTDEDFILDRRVVGGMQQVSLLQAQELGDDVVLDSPVRTINWEPDADGGHRVTVVSDRATVNARFVIMAVPPNLYSRVSFNPPLPRRQHQMHQHQSLGLVIKVHAVYSTPFWRDKGLSGTGFGADALVQEVYDNTNHADPRGTLVGFVSDEKADAMFELSPEERRKAILESIAGYLGDEALTPEVYYESDWGSEEWTRGAYASSYDLGGLHRYGKDQHAPVGPIYWSSSDLAAEGYQHVDGAIRMGRLTAARIAEVAKVPVAAAGK is encoded by the coding sequence ATGCTGAACCTGAACCGCGACGTCGTGGTCGTTGGAGCCGGGCCGTCCGGACTCACCGCCGCCCGTGAACTGAAGAAATCCGGCCTGACCGTAGCTGTGCTCGAGGCCCGCGACCGTGTGGGCGGCCGGACCTGGACCGACACTGTGGATGGCGCCATGCTCGAAATCGGCGGCCAATGGGTCTCCCCGGACCAGACTGCCCTCCTGGAACTCCTGGCAGAACTGAATCTGGAAACCTATCCGCGGTACCGGGACGGAGAGTCCATTTACATTGGAGCGGACGGCAGCCCCGTGCGCTACACCGGTGACACCTTCCCGGTGGACCCGGACACCGCCGTCGAAATGGACCGCCTGGTGACCCTCCTTGACGGGCTGGCGGCCGAGATCGGCCCCACCGAACCCTGGGCCCACCCGAAGGCGCGCGAGCTGGACACCATTTCCTTCCATCACTGGCTGAGGCAGAACTCCGCCAATGAGGAAGCCTGCAATAACATCGGACTCTTCATCGCCGGCGGCATGCTCACCAAGCCGGCCCACGCCTTCTCCGCCCTTCAGGCGGTACTGATGGCCGCCTCCGCCGGCTCCTTCACCCACCTCACGGATGAGGACTTCATCCTGGACCGCCGGGTGGTGGGCGGGATGCAGCAGGTGTCGCTGCTGCAGGCGCAGGAGCTGGGTGACGACGTCGTCCTTGACTCTCCGGTGCGGACCATCAACTGGGAGCCGGACGCGGACGGCGGACATCGCGTGACCGTTGTATCCGACCGCGCCACCGTGAACGCCCGGTTCGTCATCATGGCCGTACCGCCCAACCTCTACTCCCGCGTCTCCTTTAATCCGCCGCTGCCGCGCCGCCAGCACCAGATGCACCAGCACCAGTCCCTGGGCCTGGTCATCAAGGTCCACGCCGTCTACAGCACCCCCTTCTGGCGGGACAAGGGGCTCTCCGGCACCGGCTTCGGGGCCGATGCCCTGGTGCAGGAGGTCTACGACAACACGAACCACGCCGATCCGCGCGGAACCCTGGTGGGCTTCGTTTCGGATGAGAAGGCAGACGCCATGTTCGAGCTGTCCCCCGAAGAGCGCCGGAAGGCCATCCTGGAATCCATCGCCGGCTACCTGGGCGACGAGGCCCTCACCCCGGAGGTGTACTACGAGTCGGATTGGGGTTCGGAGGAATGGACCCGCGGTGCCTATGCCTCCAGCTATGATCTGGGCGGCCTCCACCGCTACGGCAAGGACCAGCACGCCCCTGTGGGCCCCATTTACTGGTCCTCCTCCGACCTTGCTGCTGAAGGCTACCAACACGTGGACGGCGCCATCCGCATGGGCCGTCTCACTGCTGCCCGGATCGCCGAAGTGGCAAAGGTGCCGGTGGCTGCCGCTGGTAAATAA
- a CDS encoding VOC family protein, with protein sequence MRIKMCSIHVQDPAAAYAFYTGTLGFDTLMVMPEHNLYIIKDPGADDSSVGLLLEPSDNPIGADYMNAVREAGLPAIVFGVPDVQAEYDRLVAAGVSFKIPPTTDPFGTSAVFDDGCGNYIQIHQD encoded by the coding sequence ATGCGAATCAAAATGTGCAGCATCCATGTCCAGGACCCCGCCGCGGCCTACGCCTTTTACACGGGAACGCTTGGTTTTGACACGCTCATGGTGATGCCGGAGCACAACCTGTACATCATCAAGGATCCTGGAGCGGACGACAGTTCAGTCGGGCTGCTCCTGGAACCCAGTGACAACCCGATCGGCGCGGACTACATGAACGCGGTACGCGAGGCGGGGCTGCCCGCCATCGTCTTTGGGGTCCCGGATGTGCAGGCGGAGTATGACCGGCTGGTGGCCGCTGGTGTCAGCTTCAAGATCCCGCCCACCACGGACCCGTTCGGGACCAGCGCGGTGTTCGACGACGGCTGCGGCAACTACATCCAGATCCACCAGGACTGA